TTACGGCAAGCGGCGGACATGCTGCTGTGAAGTTGTTGAGGACACAATCTGGACATTCGATCAGCTGCACGGCATTCTCTATACAATCGTTCCAATTCGGATGACTGTAGTTAAACTCGAAACTGGTGGTCTTCTAGTCTACGCACCTGTAGCTCCCACCAGAGAGTGTATCCGCATCATGAATGAATTGGTAGCAAGATATGGTGATGTTAAATACATTATTCTGCCCACAAGTTCTGGCTTAGAACACAAAGTCTTCGTTGGCCCTTTCGCTAGATGCTTTCCCCAAGCGCAAGTATTTGTTGCTCCCCACCAGTGGAGTTTTCCGTTCAACTTGCCGTTAAGTTGGCTAGGCTTTCCTCCCAAACGCACTTACATACTTCCAGAAAACCCCAGCCTGGCTCCTATGAGTAGTGAATTCAACTATGCAATCTTGGATATTGATCTGGGACGGGGGTCTTTTGCCGAAGTTGCTTTTTTCCACAAGCGATCGCACACTCTACTGCTAATTGATTCTGTAGTGTCTGTGCCAGAAGAACCACCTGCAATTTTTAAATTAGATCCCTATCCCTTACTCTTTCACGCCAGAGACAACGCCTCAGAAGCGATCAAAGATAACGAAGTCAACCGTCGTAAGGGATGGCAACGCATTTCCTTGTTTGCCATCTATTTCCGTCCTAGTACACTAGAGACAATAGGATTAGGGCAGGCATTTCGCGATGCCCTCAAAGCACCAGACCGTTCCAGAAAAGCCTACTTTGGTGTATTTCCATTTCGATGGCAAGAAAATTGGCAGCAATCATTTGCAGCGTTAAGAAATCAGGGACGTCCATTTGTAGCACCGATTTTGCAAACTCTGATTTTTCCTCAAGACCCTACACAAGTACTCAACTGGGTTGATCAGGTTGCTAATTGGGATTTTCAGCAAATTATTTCCTGTCACTTTGACTCGCCAATTCAAACCAGTCCGGAGCAATTTCGGCAAGCATTCGCCTTTCTTGAGCAAAAATCCTCTGTGAGTCAAAACTCATTTACCAGCCACAGCCATCCTCTGTTGGCAGAAGATGCTAAATTTATTAAGAAACTAGAAGCAAATTTGATTAAATGGGGTGTGGCTACACCTCCAAAAGAGTTAGATCTTTGGAAAAACTAACACCAACAAATAACATAAACATATCTGGAAAATCTATCTGCGTCCATCGGTGTTAATCTGTGTGTATCGGTGGTCGATTTCTCAGACATCATTTTGGTCACAGCTTTAAAATTTCTACCACCTCCTACTTAGCTATTTCCGCTTTCTCCACCGAGTTATCTCCAACTCCCAAAGTTAGCCGCAGAGGGGCTTTTGATGGGTATGCTTTGACTACCTGGCGATAAACTGCGTAGTTTGTGGGCAAAGTCTTCTGTTGAGAACCTAGCGTATACGTCAGTCTGTACTCCACAGCTTTCAATAATTCGGGTGTACTTGCCTGTTCTTGAGGTTTTTGCCGTTGTTCCACTTCTGACACTGAAGGTCGCGGTGGTAGAGTAGGCCACCATAAACCCCTGTCATCGGGGCCAATAACTGCTCCAGGGGGCTTGATTCCATTGCGATTTAGCAAAGAAGTTGTGGCAAAAGTTTCTAAACGTGGTGATGGTTCATTGGTGAGATCGTATGCATATTTAACTTGCCATGTGTAAGTAGTTAGGGCTGTGGCTTCATACTGTTCAGTTACAAGAGTACTGCAACTGACAAGTGCGAGTGCTGTTAATACAGCGACTGTCGAGAGCAAAATTCTTTTGTTGAAAGAGCGATCGCTCTTTTGTAGTATTGTCATTTTTTCATGCTGTGTCCGGGGGTATGGCGTTGAGTACTTTTAACGGTGGAAGTGTCAAAACCTTAATTTGCAATCTTCACAAAATCCTCAAATACTTTCGATAAGTTGAACTTAGAGCCCAAGTGTTGATATTTGGGTTAAACACTGGCTAATTAACATCGGGGAGCTTTGTTATGGATACTAACACTCTTGTTAAGTATGACATTGAAGTTATTAAAGAAGAAGCACGTGAACTTGTGAAAAAAGGAGCAATTCGTCGTAACGAGCCAATTTATGCTTTATGTAGATATATTCCTGGACGTGATTGGGTTTGTGTGGAACTTGAGCTAGAAAAAAATGAATTTTTGCTTCGGGATAAGATTATAGACCTCTTAGGTCGTGAAGATTGGAACGAAGACTGATGCAGTTGCGATCGCTTGAGTGGTGATTACAAGCAAGCACGAAATTATTGGCAGCCAGCTTGGGAGATATTGCAGCGTATCCAATCTCATGATGCTGAGAGATGAGGGCAAGATGTAGCCAGAGTGCAAGAGTTAATTCGTCATTCCTCAAAAGGAATATGCGTAAATACTTGTCCAACTGGTGCTATTTTTGACCAAAATTCCAGCGTCGTCAAATGAAACGCGATCGCGCCAAACTTGATTTTCTGCTTACTGCAACGAATAGCTGATTAATTTGGCAGGAAAAGTGGATTTAGTTTATAGTCCCTTTGCTGATATTTAAAGAATATCCCTAAGGTGTAGATGTCGTGTTAGTTGAGGGTGTAGTTGCTTATGAAGAGCATTTGGAAATGATTCAGATAGTAACAAGGTGATCGCAAAAAGGAATTGGAGAGCAATTATGACAGTTAATTATCGAGAAAAAATCATTGCTCTGTGGATAATCTTTTTACTAGGAACACTGTTTCACACTCAACTCGGTTTGATGCCACTTTTCCATGGTTTACCTGTTGCTGAATCTCAAACAGCCACAACAATAAATGAGATTTCCGGAGTTATGTGGTTAATGTTGGGGTTTTTTGTACTACCAATGCTGGCAATAATTGCTACCACTTTTTTTGATGCAAAACGTTATCGAGTAATTCATTTTGGCTTAACTGTGTTTTATAGCATCATGAATTTACTTCACGTTATTTTGGATTTATTTGTTCAGCCAATTGTTTGGTATCAAATTACCTTAATCGTGCTTTTGTTCCTGCTTGGTTTGTTATTAAACCTTATTGCTTTTCAGTGGATGAAGCTGCCACCTTATAAGGGCAACAAAGGGCAAGAAATACTCGCAAAATCTCACTCGTAACTACCACATAATAGTAAATCCCTACGATGTACTTACATAGTGATAACGGAAAAACGAACCACCCTCCGGGTACTCTACCTTGAAGCCACTGAGTCGCAAAGCGACACGCTGCGTGAACGTGTCTACGTAAAGGAAACCGCCTTACTGGGGGGCTAGACTCACAAAGGACACAAAGAACACGAAGAAAGAGGCTTTCAGAGAGATTTTGCGTAAGTCCTATTACGATAGAGCGATCGCAGTTATCATCAATAGACTTCTTGCAAAAGTTGAATTAACCCTCCTCAATCCCCCCGTGAAGGGGGAAGATTTAGTTCCCTCTCCGATTTCGCTTAGTGTTAGGGTAGGGTAAAAATATTTTTGCAAGAAATCTAATAAAATCCTTAGAGTTTCCTTATTTTTAGGTAATAAACTTATCAATGCTAAATCTAATAGTGTTTAACCTGGTATTTCCAATTGCAAACTTGCTCTCTTCTGTATTAGTACAGAAGGGACTTTTTATGGCGATTGCGTATCAATACTAAAATTCTTAGAGTTTATTCATTCTGATCAACCAAGGAGAACAATTACTCCCCCAAGTCGTCCCCCTTGCGAAAATCATTTTTCTCCGGTTTTGAATCGCTTTTACCGGAGATATATTAGCAGGACTTGCCCAAGGACTCTGGTAAATGCTTCGCAAATACTTTCGTACAATCCTCCTAGCATGGCGACAGCTAATTAAACAGAAGACTCGTTTGGCGGTAGCAGTAGTGGGTATTGCCTTTGCAAACATTATGATCTGTACTCAGATGGGGTTTGAAGCTTCACTATTTGATAGTTCCACAGCACCACAAAGAAGCTTTGATACAGATTTGGTAATGGTAAGTTCCCATTTTAAAAGTGTATATTCACTCAAAAATTTTTCTCGAGAGCGATTGTATCAGGCGTTAGGATTTAAAGGGGTAGAATCGGTAAGTCCGCTTTATATGGGTTATGGAAAATGGAGAAATCCCCAAACACGGCGTTTGCTAACTATTTTAGTGTTTGGTACAGACCCGAGAACGATTGCATTTAAATTTCCTGAAGTTGAGCAAAACCGTAGTCAGTTGCAAAAACTGGATACAGTGTTGTTTGACCAAGGTTCTCTACCAGAATTTGGGCCGATCGCCACTTTATGGCAACAGCAAGCAATTGTAGAAACTGAATTAAATGATGTCAATGTCCGGGTTGGAGGTTTATTTACCTTGGGTGCATCATTTGGCGCATACGGAAATGTGATTACCAGCGACTCAACTTATCTGCACTTATTCCCCAATCATCATCCACAGCAGATTCAAATTGGTCTAATTAAGTTACAAGCAGATGCACATCCACAACAAGTTGCCCAAAGTTTAGTAGATGATTTACCTGATGATGTGATGATTTTTACTAATGAGAGTTTTGCACAGGCAGAAAAAGCTTATTGGGCAAAAACAACTCCAATAGGTTTTGTTTTTGGTTTGGGCGTGATTGTTTCTTTTATTGTTGGAATTGTAATCGTTTATCAGATTATTTATGCTGAAATTGCCGATCACTTACCACAATACGCTATGCTCAAGGCAATAGGGTATAGCGATCGCTATTTAATCGCAGTACTGATTCAAGAAGCTTTACTCCTAGCAGTATTAGGTTACATACCAGGATTTATTGTTTCCTTGGGACTTTATCAGCTAGCAGCGACTGCTACCATGCTACCCATTTTTATGACTATTGAGCGGGGTTTCACTGTATTTGTTTTAACAGTGACAATGTGCTTGATTTCTGCATTTACCACTATGCGAAAATTAAATTCTGCTGATCCTGCTGATGTATTTTAATAGTTGTTTTCTTTGTTGGTTGTTGGTGGTTAGGAATAAGTTAACAGTTAATAGTTAACAGTTGACAGTAAGGAATAGAACTTGATAACTGATCACTGATAACTGAACCACACCCTTCACACCCCTCACACCCTCTTCCTAAATTTTGAATTTTGAATTGTCTTCTCCCCACCTCCTTCCCATTACCCATTACCTAATCACTAGAGAACACACTACAATTCTTTAGATGTGACTTTTCGAGGGAATATAGCATGACTATTTGGGTGAATGAGCAAATCGATCCATCTGGCTTAGTTTATGCCTGTATAGCCTGCTGCAATGAGTCCCAAGCTAAAGAGTGTCATGAGTCTTTTAAAAAAAACCTGACTGAAACACAAAAAATTGCAGGTTGGGTGGCACAATTACGAACAGTTGATTCCTGGGATGAAGTTCCTGTCAACGCTTTAAAACTAAATTAATTTGTTAATAGATAGTGGTTGTTGATTAGTGGTTAGTCTACTAACTACTAACTACTATCTACTAACCCTCTTGATAAGAGGTTAAGAAAATCTAACTACAAGATTAAGAAATAATAAATAATTAATAATAGCTGCAAATTCACCTATTCTTTTATTTATATTTGATGATTTTTCTGAAGCTTTGAGAGTTATCATCTATACAAAGGAAAAATTAAAAAACTTGAAAAAAACAAAATAAGATAAGTGAACTATCCAACGCTTAACACTTTTGTTGCAGGCTATCCTATTAATTTGGTTGGCACAAGCGGACAAGCGGTTGAGATTTCAATTCATTCTCCGAGTCAGTACATTTGTGCCAATTGCGAACGGATATTACCTGATTGGAAACATCAACTTTTTTTGTGGGTGGTGATTGTTTTACAACAATCTACTTACGCAATGATGGTAAGTACGCCAGAAATTGAGGCGGAAAAAGAAAAGTTACGCGAAAAATTTATGAGGTTTGGCTTTGATGTGGCTTTTAATCTGCGCGATCGCGGTTATTTGACAGACCTCATAGATCCCCGTACAGGCTATCCTTTGCTTTCTCGTCCGGGGATAGTTCCTCACGACGATACAGCAGTTGTGAAAGCTTTACTCAATTA
Above is a genomic segment from Fischerella sp. JS2 containing:
- the devC gene encoding ABC transporter permease DevC translates to MLRKYFRTILLAWRQLIKQKTRLAVAVVGIAFANIMICTQMGFEASLFDSSTAPQRSFDTDLVMVSSHFKSVYSLKNFSRERLYQALGFKGVESVSPLYMGYGKWRNPQTRRLLTILVFGTDPRTIAFKFPEVEQNRSQLQKLDTVLFDQGSLPEFGPIATLWQQQAIVETELNDVNVRVGGLFTLGASFGAYGNVITSDSTYLHLFPNHHPQQIQIGLIKLQADAHPQQVAQSLVDDLPDDVMIFTNESFAQAEKAYWAKTTPIGFVFGLGVIVSFIVGIVIVYQIIYAEIADHLPQYAMLKAIGYSDRYLIAVLIQEALLLAVLGYIPGFIVSLGLYQLAATATMLPIFMTIERGFTVFVLTVTMCLISAFTTMRKLNSADPADVF
- a CDS encoding DUF4327 family protein yields the protein MDTNTLVKYDIEVIKEEARELVKKGAIRRNEPIYALCRYIPGRDWVCVELELEKNEFLLRDKIIDLLGREDWNED
- a CDS encoding DUF4336 domain-containing protein, translating into MNAQESNSGVMPQKLPMQGRDWSWPFWPAVPLYPYGKRRTCCCEVVEDTIWTFDQLHGILYTIVPIRMTVVKLETGGLLVYAPVAPTRECIRIMNELVARYGDVKYIILPTSSGLEHKVFVGPFARCFPQAQVFVAPHQWSFPFNLPLSWLGFPPKRTYILPENPSLAPMSSEFNYAILDIDLGRGSFAEVAFFHKRSHTLLLIDSVVSVPEEPPAIFKLDPYPLLFHARDNASEAIKDNEVNRRKGWQRISLFAIYFRPSTLETIGLGQAFRDALKAPDRSRKAYFGVFPFRWQENWQQSFAALRNQGRPFVAPILQTLIFPQDPTQVLNWVDQVANWDFQQIISCHFDSPIQTSPEQFRQAFAFLEQKSSVSQNSFTSHSHPLLAEDAKFIKKLEANLIKWGVATPPKELDLWKN
- a CDS encoding methylmalonic aciduria and homocystinuria type D protein produces the protein MNYPTLNTFVAGYPINLVGTSGQAVEISIHSPSQYICANCERILPDWKHQLFLWVVIVLQQSTYAMMVSTPEIEAEKEKLREKFMRFGFDVAFNLRDRGYLTDLIDPRTGYPLLSRPGIVPHDDTAVVKALLNYPVIENKCRVLVHPEWGIAVYPSILLSAAPPIVIEETIKSIAPLHGWQEIDQRSLYNNK